In Horticoccus luteus, the following proteins share a genomic window:
- the asnS gene encoding asparagine--tRNA ligase: protein MQRTLVKDALAAAAACDALLLQGWVRTRRDAKTFSFIELNDGSCLKGIQVIADSSLPDYAHIEKLATGAAISVRGRLVPSQGQGQKWEVVAESITVVGEADATYPLQKKGHSLEFLREIAHLRPRSNLFGAVFRVRSRLAYAIHRFFQERSFVYVHTPIITASDAEGAGDMFRVTTLDLEAPPKDADGRVDATQDFFGKKTFLTVSGQLEAEIFACALSNVYTFGPTFRAENSNTSRHAAEFWMIEPEVAFCDLDGDMTLAEEFVKYLIRDVREHCAADLEFFGKFVDKELLPRLDFVLEKPFVRCSYTEAVELLEKSGRTWEHPVAWGANLQAEHERFLTEEHFKCPVTVYNYPRAIKAFYMRANDDCAPGRETVAAMDLLVPGIGEIIGGSQREERLEKLRAGMALHHLDEKSYAWYLDLRRYGTVPHAGFGLGFERMLMFVTGVGNIRDVIPFARTPGTAEF, encoded by the coding sequence ATGCAACGCACACTCGTCAAAGACGCCCTCGCCGCCGCCGCCGCCTGCGATGCCCTTCTCCTCCAAGGCTGGGTGCGCACGCGGCGCGACGCGAAAACCTTCTCGTTCATCGAGCTCAACGACGGCTCCTGCCTCAAAGGCATCCAGGTCATCGCCGACTCAAGTTTGCCCGATTACGCGCACATCGAAAAACTCGCCACGGGCGCGGCGATTAGCGTCCGCGGCCGGCTCGTGCCCTCGCAGGGCCAGGGGCAAAAATGGGAAGTGGTAGCGGAGTCGATCACCGTCGTCGGCGAGGCCGACGCGACGTATCCGCTGCAAAAGAAAGGCCACTCGCTGGAGTTTCTGCGCGAGATCGCACACTTGCGGCCGCGCTCGAATCTCTTCGGCGCGGTGTTCCGCGTGCGCAGCCGGCTCGCGTATGCGATCCACCGGTTTTTTCAGGAACGCAGTTTCGTCTACGTGCACACGCCGATCATCACGGCGAGCGATGCCGAGGGCGCGGGCGACATGTTTCGCGTCACCACGCTCGACCTCGAAGCACCGCCGAAGGACGCCGATGGTCGCGTCGATGCGACGCAGGATTTCTTCGGCAAGAAGACGTTTCTCACCGTGTCAGGCCAACTGGAGGCGGAGATTTTTGCGTGCGCGCTGAGCAACGTTTACACGTTTGGCCCGACGTTTCGTGCGGAGAACTCCAACACCTCGCGCCACGCCGCCGAATTCTGGATGATCGAACCGGAGGTGGCGTTCTGCGATCTCGACGGCGATATGACCCTCGCCGAGGAATTCGTGAAATATCTCATCCGCGACGTGCGCGAACACTGCGCCGCCGACCTCGAGTTCTTCGGCAAATTCGTCGACAAGGAGCTGCTCCCGCGCCTCGACTTCGTGCTAGAAAAACCCTTCGTCCGCTGCAGCTACACTGAAGCGGTCGAGTTGCTGGAAAAGAGCGGCCGCACGTGGGAACACCCCGTGGCGTGGGGCGCGAACCTGCAGGCGGAACACGAGCGCTTTCTCACCGAGGAACACTTCAAGTGCCCGGTCACGGTCTATAATTATCCGCGCGCGATCAAAGCGTTCTACATGCGCGCCAACGACGATTGCGCACCCGGCCGCGAAACCGTCGCGGCGATGGATCTGCTCGTGCCCGGCATCGGCGAAATCATCGGCGGCAGTCAGCGCGAAGAGCGCTTGGAAAAACTTCGCGCGGGCATGGCGCTGCATCACCTCGACGAAAAATCCTACGCGTGGTATCTCGACCTTCGCCGCTACGGCACGGTGCCGCACGCGGGCTTCGGCCTCGGGTTCGAACGCATGCTCATGTTCGTCACCGGCGTCGGCAACATCCGCGACGTCATCCCCTTCGCGCGCACCCCGGGCACCGCGGAGTTTTGA
- a CDS encoding TerC family protein: MTPILGVVAALPAWAWVGFFALIIALLAIDLGVFQRQPHVVKMKEALAWCGVWAALAIAFGAVVWWWRGAEAGQQFLSAYLVELCLSMDNVFVFILIFAYFRVEPRFQHRVLFWGIIGAVVMRAIFILVGVGVIARFHWVLYGFGAFLVYTGIKLALPGSGETEVHPERNRVVRLFRRFFPVAPEAHGKNFFVRHEGRLAATPLFIVLLVVETSDVMFALDSIPAVLAITKSGFIALTSNIFAILGLRSLYFAIHGVMQLFRFLKIGLAAILTFIGVKMLIEHWVVIPTAVSLAVIGGVLGLSMLASVIVPAPAKALPGNAADDVSRDANPH, translated from the coding sequence ATGACGCCGATCCTCGGAGTTGTCGCCGCATTGCCTGCCTGGGCCTGGGTGGGGTTTTTCGCGCTCATCATCGCACTGCTGGCGATCGATCTCGGCGTTTTCCAACGCCAGCCGCACGTCGTGAAAATGAAGGAAGCGCTCGCTTGGTGCGGCGTGTGGGCCGCCCTCGCGATCGCGTTCGGCGCGGTGGTGTGGTGGTGGCGCGGCGCGGAAGCCGGCCAGCAGTTTCTCTCCGCCTATCTGGTCGAATTGTGCCTGAGCATGGACAACGTTTTCGTGTTCATCCTCATCTTCGCCTACTTCCGCGTGGAGCCGCGCTTCCAGCATCGCGTGCTGTTCTGGGGCATCATCGGCGCCGTCGTGATGCGGGCGATTTTCATTCTCGTGGGCGTCGGGGTCATCGCACGTTTTCATTGGGTGCTGTATGGGTTTGGCGCGTTTCTCGTTTACACCGGCATCAAGCTGGCGCTGCCCGGCAGCGGCGAGACGGAGGTGCACCCCGAACGCAATCGCGTGGTGCGCCTCTTCCGCCGGTTCTTCCCGGTCGCGCCCGAGGCCCACGGGAAAAACTTCTTCGTGCGACATGAAGGGCGGCTGGCGGCCACGCCGCTGTTCATCGTCCTGCTCGTGGTCGAAACGTCCGACGTGATGTTCGCGCTCGACTCCATCCCGGCGGTGCTCGCGATCACGAAGAGCGGCTTCATCGCCCTCACCTCAAACATCTTCGCGATCCTCGGGCTGCGTTCCCTCTACTTTGCCATCCACGGTGTGATGCAACTCTTCCGTTTCCTGAAAATCGGGCTCGCTGCGATCCTGACCTTCATTGGCGTCAAAATGTTGATTGAGCACTGGGTCGTCATCCCCACCGCGGTTTCGCTCGCGGTGATCGGCGGCGTGCTGGGACTCTCGATGCTCGCCTCCGTCATCGTGCCGGCGCCGGCGAAAGCGTTGCCAGGTAACGCGGCCGACGACGTCTCGCGCGACGCGAATCCGCACTGA
- a CDS encoding mechanosensitive ion channel family protein, with protein sequence MKRLLLLLPLLLGLALAAPFAAAQSADPAAAAAPATSAPATPAPAPGSAVAAHDATTAAAAAVVVRPARRPPDFLEHLVDAILDLFNVRSSGNTIAHYVIAGLLLIGSFLLRRVVTDLIFHHLKKVAARTKTTLDDKLFPALETPTATLISVAGMVAALKVLKLSVATDNTIGYASTIAFSLVILWGVLRAFNAVLDHAREIALQRQLGIAAFLPWIKKTLLAVFGVFGALLIIQSLGYDVKTLLAGLGLGGLAFALAAQDTLANVFGSVVVATDQPFKIGEFVKIGNNLGLVEDIGLRSTRLRAADKSLVVIPNKSVASEAITNLSRFTQRRFEQVIGLTYDTRPEQMEAIIAEVRRLILAEAEIDPASVMVFFRDFNASSLDLWIVYMTKSPDFAKAMALKQRLNLAFMRAVYAEGLSFAFPTQTVVLDGPVARQLAEPRGALPPPTAG encoded by the coding sequence ATGAAACGGCTACTGCTTCTGCTGCCTCTCCTGCTGGGCCTTGCGCTCGCGGCGCCTTTTGCCGCGGCTCAATCCGCCGATCCCGCGGCCGCCGCCGCACCGGCGACCAGCGCGCCGGCGACTCCGGCGCCCGCTCCGGGGAGCGCGGTTGCCGCCCACGATGCGACGACGGCGGCCGCGGCGGCAGTGGTGGTGCGTCCCGCCCGGCGGCCGCCCGATTTCCTCGAGCACCTCGTGGACGCGATCCTCGACTTGTTCAATGTCCGCAGCAGCGGCAACACGATCGCCCACTATGTCATCGCGGGGCTGTTGCTGATCGGTTCCTTCCTGTTGCGCCGCGTGGTGACGGATTTGATTTTCCATCATCTCAAGAAGGTCGCGGCGCGGACGAAGACGACGCTCGACGACAAGCTTTTCCCGGCGCTCGAGACGCCGACTGCCACGCTCATCAGTGTGGCCGGCATGGTGGCGGCGTTGAAGGTGTTGAAGCTGAGCGTGGCGACCGACAACACGATTGGCTATGCGTCGACGATTGCGTTTTCGCTCGTGATTTTGTGGGGCGTGCTCCGCGCGTTCAACGCGGTGCTGGACCACGCGCGCGAGATCGCGTTGCAGCGGCAACTGGGCATCGCGGCGTTTCTGCCGTGGATCAAGAAGACGCTGCTGGCGGTGTTCGGTGTGTTTGGTGCGCTGCTCATCATCCAGAGCCTGGGCTACGATGTGAAGACGTTGCTCGCCGGTCTTGGGCTCGGCGGTCTGGCGTTTGCGCTCGCGGCGCAAGACACGCTCGCGAACGTGTTCGGGTCCGTCGTGGTGGCGACCGATCAGCCGTTCAAGATCGGCGAATTCGTGAAGATTGGTAACAATCTGGGCCTCGTCGAAGACATCGGGCTGCGGTCCACGCGGCTGCGGGCCGCCGACAAATCGCTGGTCGTGATTCCGAACAAGAGCGTGGCGAGCGAAGCGATCACGAACCTGTCGCGGTTTACGCAGCGGCGTTTTGAGCAGGTGATCGGACTGACCTACGATACGCGGCCGGAACAGATGGAGGCGATCATCGCGGAAGTGCGTCGGCTGATTTTGGCGGAGGCCGAGATCGATCCGGCGTCGGTCATGGTTTTCTTTCGCGATTTCAATGCCTCGTCGCTGGACCTGTGGATCGTTTACATGACGAAGTCGCCGGACTTCGCGAAAGCGATGGCGTTAAAACAGCGGCTGAATCTGGCATTCATGCGCGCGGTTTACGCGGAAGGGTTGTCGTTCGCGTTTCCGACGCAGACCGTCGTGCTCGACGGTCCGGTGGCGCGGCAGCTCGCGGAGCCGCGCGGGGCGCTGCCGCCTCCGACCGCAGGTTAG